The following coding sequences lie in one Changpingibacter yushuensis genomic window:
- a CDS encoding iron chaperone: MGASSVTQYLAEFDGETLARINRVRSMVATAAPQAVESIAYGLIGWKLNGTPLIYVGGFTHHIGMYATPAGHAEFAAEFAHFKHGKGSVQFPLSEPLPADLIQRVIEFRVRQVNGELSA, translated from the coding sequence ATGGGAGCTTCCTCCGTGACGCAATATCTAGCCGAGTTCGATGGTGAGACCTTGGCGCGAATCAATCGCGTGCGTAGCATGGTCGCCACTGCCGCCCCTCAGGCTGTTGAATCGATCGCGTACGGGCTGATTGGCTGGAAGTTGAATGGCACACCACTGATCTACGTTGGCGGGTTCACGCATCACATCGGCATGTATGCAACGCCCGCAGGACATGCCGAATTCGCGGCCGAGTTTGCCCATTTCAAGCATGGCAAAGGTTCCGTGCAGTTCCCACTGAGCGAACCTTTGCCTGCGGATCTCATCCAACGAGTCATCGAGTTCCGCGTACGGCAGGTCAATGGTGAGCTATCTGCCTGA